A region of Diceros bicornis minor isolate mBicDic1 chromosome 31, mDicBic1.mat.cur, whole genome shotgun sequence DNA encodes the following proteins:
- the LOC131395704 gene encoding olfactory receptor 4P4-like, producing MGHENVTEFILLGLFSDEHEKVACFVLFSLFCIAVLSGNLLILLTIRGSRLSEQPMYFFLSYLSFMDICFTSTVAPKLITDLLAERSTISYNGCLSQMFYAHFFGATEIFILVAMAYDRYAAICRPLHYMVIMSRRVCYVLVTASIIGAFIHSILHVLIIIELPFCGPNQIDQYFCDVFPLLKLTCTDTCLSVITIITTTGVLSILTFVALVISYIIILSTLRTRSSEGRRKAVSTCSSHITVVFLFFLPLIFTYVPTADSVSNDKVFALFYTMIAPMFNPLIYMLRNTDMKNAMRKVWCRDKLFEGK from the exons ATGGGGCATGAAAATGTCACAGAATTTATCCTCCTGGGACTTTTTAGTGATGAGCATGAGAAGGTTGCCTGCTTTGTCCTGTTCTCACTTTTCTGTATCGCAGTTCTCTCAGGAAACCTGCTCATTCTTCTCACCATCAGGGGCAGCCGCCTCAGTGAGCAgcccatgtactttttcctcagcTACCTGTCCTTCATGGACATCTGCTTCACGTCCACGGTGGCCCCCAAACTGATCACAGACTTACTGGCCGAGCGGTCGACCATCTCCTACAACGGCTGCTTGTCCCAGATGTTTTAtgcccacttctttggtgccacTGAGATCTTCATCTTGGTggccatggcctatgaccgctatgcAGCCATCTGCAGACCCCTTCACTATATGGTCATCATGAGCAGACGGGTGTGCTATGTCCTTGTGACGGCCTCTATTATTGGAGCGTTTATCCATTCAATCCTGCATGTACTGATTATTATTGAACTTCCCTTCTGTGGCCCCAATCAGATAGACCAGTATTTCTGTGATGTCTTCCCCCTGCTGAAGCTGACCTGCACGGACACCTGCCTGTCAGTCATCACGATCATTACCACCACAGGGGTGCTGTCCATTTTGACTTTTGTTGCCTTggtaattt cttacATCATCATCCTGTCCACCCTGAGGACCCGTTCCTCGGAGGGCCGCCGCAAAGCCGTCTCCACCTGCAGCTCACACATCACTGTTGTGTTCTTGTTCTTCTTGCCCCTCATCTTCACCTATGTCCCCACAGCTGATTCTGTCAGTAACGACAAGGTTTTTGCCCTGTTTTACACCATGATTGCCCCCATGTTCAACCCTCTCATCTACATGCTGAGAAACACAGACATGAAGAATGCCATGAGGAAAGtgtggtgccgagacaaactgttTGAAGGGAAATGA
- the LOC131395705 gene encoding olfactory receptor 4S2: MEKISNVTEFIFWGLSQNLEVEEVCFVVFSFFYTVSLLGNLLIMLTIYVSNLYKSPMYFFLNYLSFVDICYSSVTAPRMIVDLLAKSKTISYAGCVLQIFWGHFFGCTEIFILTVMAYDRYVAICKPLYYVTVMDRNRCNKMLLGTWVVGFLHSIIQVALVVQLPFCGPNEIDHYFCDVHPVLKLACTDTYVVGVVVTANSGTITLGSFVILLTSYTIILVSLRKQSAEGRRKALSTCGSHIAVVIIFFGPCTFMYMRPDTTFSEDKMAAVFYTVITPMLNPLIYTLRNAEVKNAMKKMSRQVFWKANDK, encoded by the coding sequence ATGGAAAAAATTAGCAATGTAACTGAATTTATTTTCTGGGGTCTTTCTCAGAACCTAGAGGTTGAAGAAGTTTGTTTCGtggtgttttctttcttctacacAGTCAGTCTTCTGGGAAACCTCCTCATTATGCTGACAATTTATGTCAGCAACCTTTACAAGTCTCCGATGTATTTCTTTCTCAACTACTTGTCTTTTGTGGACATTTGTTACTCCTCGGTCACAGCTCCTAGGATGATTGTTGACCTATTAGCCAAGAGCAAAACTATCTCCTATGCGGGGTGCGTGTTGCAAATCTTTTGGGGGCATTTCTTTGGTTGCACTGAGATCTTCATCCTTACTGTAATGGCCTATGATCGTTATGTGGCTATCTGTAAACCTCTGTACTATGTAACCGTCATGGACCGGAACAGATGCAATAAAATGTTGTTGGGGACCTGGGTTGTTGGGTTCTTACACTCCATTATCCAAGTGGCTCTAGTAGTCCAACTACCGTTTTGTGGACCCAATGAGATTGACCACTACTTTTGTGATGTCCACCCTGTGCTGAAACTTGCCTGCACAGACACATATGTGGTTGGTGTTGTTGTGACAGCCAACAGTGGTACCATCACTCTGGGGAGCTTTGTTATCTTGCTAACCTCCTATACCATCATCCTGGTGTCCCTGAGAAAGCAGTCAGCAGAGGGCAGACGCAAAGCTctctccacctgtggctcccaCATCGCTGTGGTCATCATCTTCTTTGGTCCCTGTACTTTCATGTATATGCGCCCTGACACCACCTTTTCAGAGGATAAGATGGCGGCTGTATTTTACACTGTTATCACTCCCATGTTAAATCCCCTCATTTATACACTGAGGAATGCAGAAGTAAAgaatgcaatgaagaaaatgagcaGGCAGGTTTTCTGGAAGGCTAATGATAAATAG